Proteins from a single region of Bdellovibrio bacteriovorus HD100:
- a CDS encoding MnmC family methyltransferase, producing MKSWADIGFEIEITGDESPSLRLLESIDGATDRGETMHHSGGACSETLMIYGQPAAQVLQKVQKPHFLVVGLGLGYIELVIAREALLMGKTAADVGLITSYESVPELREFFVQWLHEDRANLHPEVLQTYDQVLQSICRHTDLDPQDLKFFLKNHFSDISKISGALSADVELVSKYHCILYDAFSSKTSPHLWEEEFLNKILREGAEEKSLLTTYACKGSLKRALKSQGFEVVLREGFQGKRNSTLGLKSI from the coding sequence ATGAAGTCTTGGGCCGATATTGGATTTGAAATTGAGATCACAGGTGATGAAAGTCCCAGTTTACGTCTGTTGGAATCCATCGATGGCGCCACGGATCGCGGCGAAACCATGCATCACTCGGGCGGAGCCTGCTCTGAAACGCTGATGATCTATGGGCAGCCCGCAGCGCAGGTTCTGCAGAAAGTCCAGAAACCTCATTTTCTGGTAGTGGGCCTGGGGCTTGGTTACATTGAACTGGTGATCGCCCGTGAAGCTTTACTTATGGGAAAAACCGCGGCTGATGTGGGATTGATCACAAGTTATGAAAGCGTGCCAGAACTGCGCGAGTTTTTTGTTCAGTGGCTGCATGAGGATCGTGCGAATCTTCATCCGGAAGTGCTGCAGACCTATGATCAGGTTTTGCAAAGTATTTGCCGCCACACGGATCTGGATCCGCAGGATCTTAAGTTTTTCTTGAAAAATCACTTCTCTGACATCAGTAAAATCAGCGGAGCGCTTTCTGCCGACGTGGAGTTGGTGTCGAAATATCACTGCATATTATATGATGCCTTCAGCTCCAAGACGTCTCCGCATCTTTGGGAGGAAGAGTTCCTGAATAAGATTCTGCGCGAAGGGGCTGAAGAGAAAAGCCTTCTGACAACCTATGCTTGCAAGGGCAGTTTGAAGCGCGCTTTGAAATCCCAGGGCTTTGAAGTGGTCCTGCGTGAGGGGTTTCAAGGCAAACGCAACTCCACTTTGGGTCTTAAAAGCATCTAA
- a CDS encoding substrate-binding periplasmic protein, whose product MSLFAHVTALLILTSVASAKPIVLATFAIPLMVESPERGLFVNLTREIAKRNSRQIEILVYPTGKTLLAFSNNKVDGFFPALDVYVPQATAKSTAFYRKVDYVFYKKDKPLRSLKDLEGKKVGLTFRYPYVRELIGNKKIRFEMAADDVLNMKKLGKGLIDAFVVEERSGLKALQLSGQKQIEFDRNQPLSEQVVYYAFQDNEDGKRLADIFSRTIESMKKDGSLDRVLTETATTPP is encoded by the coding sequence ATGTCTTTGTTTGCGCACGTAACAGCTTTGCTGATTTTGACGTCGGTGGCATCGGCCAAGCCGATAGTTCTGGCGACGTTCGCCATTCCCTTGATGGTGGAAAGTCCCGAGCGCGGACTTTTTGTGAATCTCACCCGCGAAATCGCGAAACGCAATTCCCGACAGATTGAGATCCTGGTTTATCCCACGGGGAAAACCCTTTTGGCATTTTCCAACAATAAAGTCGACGGTTTCTTCCCGGCTCTGGATGTGTATGTCCCCCAGGCCACGGCCAAATCCACCGCTTTCTATCGTAAGGTGGACTATGTCTTTTACAAAAAGGACAAACCCCTGAGAAGCCTCAAAGATCTTGAAGGCAAAAAGGTCGGTCTGACCTTCCGCTATCCTTATGTCAGAGAGCTCATCGGCAATAAAAAGATCCGCTTTGAAATGGCGGCCGACGATGTGCTGAATATGAAAAAGTTGGGCAAGGGACTGATTGATGCTTTTGTCGTGGAAGAGCGTTCAGGGTTGAAGGCACTGCAACTCAGCGGACAGAAGCAGATTGAGTTTGATCGAAACCAGCCTCTGTCAGAGCAGGTCGTGTACTATGCGTTTCAGGACAACGAAGACGGCAAACGTCTTGCCGATATTTTTTCTAGGACCATTGAGTCCATGAAAAAAGACGGCAGCCTCGATCGGGTCCTGACTGAGACCGCCACCACCCCACCTTAG